One region of Candidatus Methanoplasma cognatum genomic DNA includes:
- a CDS encoding amino acid-binding protein: MENENIITQLSIFVNNEPGRLATIAGILKDFKINLKAFNLAESSEFGILRAIVDEPDRAYESIRSKGVIVKKTDVIGIAMKDSPGALFEAADVLGKAGINVDYGYAYSGKTFESLFVRVDEAGKAVEVLKDAGIKLIKRSEI; the protein is encoded by the coding sequence ATGGAGAACGAGAACATAATCACGCAGCTTTCGATATTCGTCAACAACGAGCCCGGGCGCCTGGCGACCATCGCGGGGATACTGAAGGATTTCAAGATCAATTTGAAAGCCTTCAACCTTGCCGAATCGTCGGAGTTCGGCATACTCAGAGCCATAGTAGACGAACCCGACAGAGCGTATGAGAGCATAAGGTCCAAAGGCGTCATTGTCAAAAAGACCGATGTTATAGGAATTGCAATGAAGGATTCGCCGGGCGCGCTTTTCGAAGCAGCGGACGTCCTTGGGAAAGCGGGGATAAACGTTGACTACGGCTATGCGTACAGCGGCAAGACCTTCGAGTCCCTTTTCGTGAGGGTCGACGAGGCTGGGAAGGCCGTCGAAGTGCTGAAGGACGCCGGGATAAAACTGATCAAAAGATCGGAGATATAA
- a CDS encoding EF-Tu/IF-2/RF-3 family GTPase — protein sequence MGNLNVAVLGAKDLADKIGKKGTVTDVTFFEVKRGNDSITLIEPSKYPEKLSSLFFSMCMSEFAILVAEKIDSSLGESIIMADLFKIKNGWIILRNYIQKEQLSPLIAGTALENYTYVEEDHVKMREDLLDIAQKEARQPGSGTCGSCPVDSHFNVKGVGTVVLGSVMDGHFRKHDKMQVFPLKREVVLKSIQKHDIDADDGVKGDHVGLALRGIESDELDRGYVLTTDPSVKMTRKITGKAELIKYWPSPLKEGMVLHMGHWMQMIPCRITGVDNGGDFRNPILTIETESDVIHKPGDTGVMMYLEGGKLRIVGSIKLE from the coding sequence ATGGGCAACCTGAATGTCGCAGTTCTCGGAGCGAAGGACCTTGCCGACAAGATAGGTAAGAAGGGCACCGTCACCGACGTGACATTCTTTGAGGTCAAAAGAGGCAATGATTCGATCACCCTGATAGAGCCTTCCAAATATCCCGAGAAACTGTCATCCCTTTTCTTCTCCATGTGCATGTCCGAATTCGCCATACTCGTAGCGGAGAAGATCGACTCCTCCCTTGGGGAATCCATTATCATGGCCGACCTTTTCAAAATAAAGAACGGGTGGATCATACTCAGAAACTATATCCAAAAAGAACAGCTGTCGCCGCTGATAGCGGGAACGGCCCTGGAAAACTATACCTACGTTGAAGAGGACCACGTCAAAATGAGAGAGGACCTCCTTGATATCGCTCAGAAAGAGGCCCGGCAGCCCGGCAGCGGGACGTGCGGGTCCTGCCCTGTGGACAGTCATTTCAATGTCAAGGGGGTCGGCACGGTCGTTCTGGGGTCCGTCATGGACGGACACTTCAGAAAACACGACAAGATGCAGGTGTTCCCTCTCAAGAGAGAGGTTGTCCTGAAGTCCATACAGAAACACGATATCGACGCGGACGACGGCGTGAAAGGGGACCATGTGGGGCTGGCGCTGAGAGGGATCGAATCGGATGAACTGGACAGAGGGTACGTGCTCACTACGGATCCGTCGGTCAAAATGACCCGTAAGATCACAGGGAAGGCGGAACTCATAAAATATTGGCCTTCGCCGCTGAAAGAGGGGATGGTGCTGCATATGGGACACTGGATGCAGATGATCCCTTGCCGGATAACGGGCGTAGATAACGGGGGCGACTTCAGGAACCCTATTCTTACGATCGAAACGGAATCGGATGTCATACATAAGCCCGGGGACACGGGCGTCATGATGTACCTCGAAGGCGGGAAGCTGAGGATAGTGGGGTCCATAAAGCTTGAGTGA
- a CDS encoding PaaI family thioesterase encodes MDVETILGLVDPKWHDCMDNIHEMCNAPYAVNNGIELVSIDKDGTVVMKKDVLPHDLNSNGVVHGAATFGIIDHTFAVIGNMDVRTVGLSCNVTYYRPCFGSMITAEAKMINESKTLITADVSVRSEGKLIASATCIGFKGERPRR; translated from the coding sequence ATGGACGTGGAAACCATTCTCGGACTGGTGGATCCAAAGTGGCATGATTGTATGGACAACATCCATGAGATGTGCAACGCACCGTATGCCGTAAATAACGGGATAGAGCTTGTCAGCATAGATAAGGACGGAACGGTCGTTATGAAAAAAGATGTTCTGCCCCATGATCTCAACAGCAACGGGGTCGTCCACGGTGCGGCCACATTCGGCATTATAGACCATACGTTTGCGGTCATAGGCAACATGGATGTGCGTACCGTCGGCCTTTCCTGCAACGTCACTTATTACCGCCCCTGTTTCGGCAGCATGATCACAGCGGAGGCGAAGATGATAAACGAATCAAAAACACTGATAACCGCAGACGTGTCCGTCCGCAGCGAGGGCAAGCTAATCGCCTCGGCTACCTGCATAGGTTTCAAAGGCGAGAGGCCGAGAAGATGA
- a CDS encoding PD-(D/E)XK nuclease family protein, giving the protein MRRAKSIDELYEEVKGYDLVITNDAALATALNARIDIPKIGGFAYTPRHIAGNEAVPVLGAGVLGDLKIISEISNETGYGFKHIHSELENIRTIRRYKKDVRRYLYSRSSADIYRSFLGLRTIEKLMDSYIPEEMEFFNGKRTAVIGIELFNDLDKHFVPARHDEIDIFTDGTYEIDTIYEVGNDRQIAENAVALIDPERADDTAIVFDTTGPIADAVRAALYRRNIPFRNTMSVKDLSQVRDYLQFLSLSLSYETLRVRHVRELFSGYGGYFDQRENEYLLHKIEGHLRHRAKELADVMKNIRELTFQDVCDRVVREVHRPQIKMLIEDMKVKDSKVTSGSVNELNYAVNNIDDLRHNEEIPDDEKRGVLLADCLKSMYVDRPFIIYLGLGPEWSSTVVGKEYIDREAEAELDMYRFSILLQQGVSRLYAVNSMRNGREASPSPIFEQIKEYEKTGDGRSASVSGFGDVSKIVIRGQWALSGEKDLLIIGEDRPDPVENKDWKFSKSAYNNYFACPRAYMYGRIISIPDSESTIFGNILHDFAEFYLCYPELVEGKLEEHTEMIREKYSGLSSRQMMEIDGSRIRICMTNIIRFIDSLMITDVPLDRECSKRKYRNMFMEMHGCKMYSSITETEFASRTHPLFGKFDLLTDHRIVDYKTGKAIATKDITKKMNTSLKQDYFEFQPLIYLSLMKDNSPPPHIFSLVYVADNDVRSVTDENFKIADNVRDVVLIEDSMKAFLSDPNSPAKTAFGKTYQHITDRWSSFVNRAMVTGMDSCTSWKNDRGLISSLIGILGMNDNKTNSDNVSKALGKLSDIISSGMFVDNDEVIIPSDTLERFLSMVDEHHSLASSQTYSEFPPSPRRDCGGCDFFRACTKDVVELDLGDENDDE; this is encoded by the coding sequence ATGCGCCGCGCAAAGAGCATCGACGAGCTGTATGAGGAGGTCAAGGGATATGATCTGGTCATCACTAACGACGCCGCTCTGGCCACCGCGCTTAACGCAAGGATAGATATTCCGAAGATAGGCGGCTTCGCCTATACGCCGAGGCACATAGCTGGGAACGAGGCCGTGCCGGTGCTGGGCGCGGGGGTCCTCGGCGATTTGAAGATAATATCAGAGATTTCCAACGAGACGGGGTACGGCTTCAAGCACATTCACAGCGAGCTGGAGAACATACGGACCATAAGGCGGTATAAAAAAGACGTTCGAAGGTATCTGTACTCCCGATCGTCGGCTGATATATACAGGTCCTTTCTGGGACTCAGGACGATCGAGAAACTCATGGATTCCTACATCCCGGAAGAAATGGAGTTCTTCAATGGAAAAAGGACGGCTGTGATAGGGATCGAGCTTTTCAACGACCTCGATAAGCATTTTGTTCCCGCCCGACACGATGAGATCGATATATTCACGGACGGAACATACGAAATAGATACGATATACGAAGTGGGGAACGACAGGCAGATCGCCGAGAATGCCGTCGCCCTGATAGACCCGGAAAGAGCTGACGATACGGCGATCGTGTTTGACACAACGGGCCCGATCGCCGATGCCGTCAGGGCCGCGCTGTACCGCAGGAACATACCTTTCAGGAACACCATGTCCGTGAAGGACCTGTCTCAGGTAAGGGATTATCTCCAATTCCTTTCCCTTTCGCTGTCATATGAGACGCTGAGGGTCAGACATGTCCGTGAACTTTTCTCCGGCTACGGAGGATACTTCGACCAGCGCGAGAACGAATACCTCCTGCACAAGATCGAAGGTCATCTCAGGCACAGAGCAAAAGAACTTGCGGACGTGATGAAGAACATTAGGGAACTCACATTTCAGGATGTCTGCGACCGGGTGGTGAGGGAGGTGCACCGTCCGCAGATAAAGATGCTGATCGAAGACATGAAAGTGAAAGACTCCAAAGTGACATCCGGATCGGTGAATGAGCTGAACTACGCCGTCAATAATATTGACGACCTCCGCCACAACGAAGAGATACCTGACGACGAGAAGAGAGGGGTCCTGCTGGCCGACTGTCTGAAATCCATGTACGTAGACCGCCCTTTCATCATATATCTGGGTCTGGGGCCTGAATGGTCAAGCACGGTTGTCGGTAAGGAGTATATCGACAGAGAGGCGGAGGCGGAGCTCGATATGTACAGGTTCTCGATCCTTTTACAGCAGGGCGTTTCGAGACTCTATGCAGTGAACTCCATGAGGAACGGCAGAGAAGCCTCCCCCTCCCCCATATTCGAGCAGATAAAAGAATATGAAAAAACAGGAGACGGAAGGTCTGCGTCGGTGTCCGGCTTCGGGGATGTGTCAAAAATTGTGATCAGGGGGCAGTGGGCGCTTTCCGGCGAAAAGGATCTGCTCATCATCGGGGAGGACAGGCCGGACCCCGTGGAGAATAAGGATTGGAAATTCTCCAAATCCGCTTACAACAACTACTTCGCATGCCCGCGTGCCTATATGTACGGCAGGATCATCTCGATCCCCGATTCCGAAAGCACGATATTCGGTAACATACTGCACGACTTCGCCGAATTCTACCTCTGTTATCCAGAACTCGTGGAAGGTAAGCTAGAAGAACACACGGAGATGATACGCGAGAAATATTCGGGGCTGTCGAGCCGGCAGATGATGGAGATCGACGGGAGCAGGATAAGGATATGCATGACCAACATCATACGCTTCATCGACTCCCTCATGATAACCGATGTTCCCTTGGACAGGGAGTGCTCGAAGAGAAAATACAGGAACATGTTCATGGAGATGCACGGCTGCAAGATGTACAGCAGCATCACTGAAACGGAATTTGCGTCCCGCACGCATCCGCTTTTCGGCAAATTCGACCTTCTGACCGATCACCGAATAGTGGATTACAAAACGGGGAAGGCCATCGCAACGAAAGATATAACGAAAAAGATGAATACATCTCTGAAACAAGACTATTTCGAGTTTCAGCCGCTGATCTACCTGTCTTTGATGAAGGACAATTCTCCCCCGCCGCATATTTTCAGTTTAGTCTATGTCGCGGACAACGACGTACGCTCCGTCACCGATGAAAATTTCAAAATAGCGGACAACGTCCGCGACGTAGTGCTTATCGAAGATAGCATGAAAGCATTCCTGTCGGACCCGAACTCTCCCGCCAAGACCGCATTCGGCAAGACCTATCAGCACATCACTGACCGATGGAGTTCGTTCGTGAACAGGGCAATGGTGACGGGGATGGATTCTTGCACATCCTGGAAGAACGACCGCGGACTGATCTCATCCCTCATCGGCATACTTGGAATGAATGATAACAAAACCAATTCTGACAACGTATCAAAAGCGCTGGGGAAGCTCTCGGACATTATCTCGTCGGGAATGTTTGTTGACAATGATGAAGTCATCATTCCCTCGGACACCCTTGAAAGGTTCCTCTCGATGGTGGATGAGCATCATTCTCTTGCGTCTTCGCAGACATACTCGGAGTTCCCCCCGTCCCCGAGAAGAGACTGCGGAGGATGCGATTTCTTCAGGGCCTGCACAAAAGACGTGGTCGAACTTGACTTAGGTGATGAAAATGACGACGAATGA
- a CDS encoding UvrD-helicase domain-containing protein: protein MTTNDLNPSQKAIADELEGMIVVDAGPGTGKTHTIVERFLNILSKEDVGTKDVLLLTFTRNAASEMEERIRNRMAGTELSRSSKFIQTSTFDSFCYSVVMESPDTVSRFFRMSEVLTRGAALVENETLNLEYFTDFFDRFMISRPEEYGLEEVIASQNIPELYRIINKLMSMGVVPLKKGWFGGNDGRVLLGDPERVRGILSSMNGNASPRGNYELSDFLCKKFSNDQTFGELGVSRAEPLSDMMIEEASFDNRTELLSLIHDVYYEYVRSCINDDRLTYGLVASFAFIVLYEDKSVRERMSVKYLMIDEFQDTNENQLMIALMLLKEPNLCVVGDWKQGIYGFRHVSIENIIDFENRAIALRRVLNDDSVRIPFSIPEVKKLSLDINYRSSQIIIDAAYDALYIPATKKDDVNRDLLENNITRITARRDDIGGDTRIEFVSAASREEEAEEVIRTIAGYVNGGHLIHEGSTARRPGFGDIAVLCRKTDLCRAVNDAAISSGIPAFLQGDVEVMSTREGKLALAWLKYLNNKDDDWGIGPIMADAGYTLSDILELRGEPPSVFSDMRRSLIRKKRRITDLLSSVFAFYGLNNDMTQTIISVISSSHRDSLLTISDVIGMIEKDIENHTKYQVDGMLDRKAVTIQTMHKSKGLEYPIVIIAGVDSKVMPSIQSDRSTYTFNDATGIRCRKSVSSFGGDYSKITASWKTYLAEYSLTKDYSEERRLMFVALSRAKQYITVVSGPKPSPFFEHLLKGRGRPCGDADIRKLDVKADVDLIQAPAIGKFAPRRVNLGVHDIMRSIGSLRPDADTDEFSGKGKEYGTEIHELAHAMAAGHKVDDERPEVPVIRGVLSAASDADLILPEKECSLPFNDLNVTLKGVIDLLIVRPERIEVHDYKTDIDTSYEEEYRIQLSVYAHAASEYYGRPAKCIIDYVSLGKTAEFDPLPKEAIAQRIAEYISL from the coding sequence ATGACGACGAATGACCTGAACCCGTCGCAGAAAGCGATCGCCGACGAACTTGAGGGGATGATCGTTGTCGACGCGGGACCCGGTACCGGCAAGACGCACACAATTGTGGAGAGGTTCCTGAACATCCTGAGTAAGGAGGACGTGGGAACTAAAGACGTCCTTCTTCTGACATTCACAAGAAACGCGGCAAGCGAGATGGAAGAGCGGATAAGGAACAGGATGGCGGGAACCGAGCTTTCCAGATCGTCCAAGTTCATTCAGACGAGCACTTTCGATTCATTCTGCTACTCAGTGGTGATGGAATCCCCCGATACGGTCAGCAGGTTCTTCAGAATGAGCGAGGTGCTCACAAGAGGGGCGGCCCTGGTGGAGAACGAAACGCTGAACTTGGAATACTTCACGGATTTCTTCGACCGCTTCATGATCTCCCGTCCCGAAGAATATGGCTTAGAGGAGGTCATAGCATCGCAGAACATCCCCGAACTGTACAGGATCATTAACAAACTGATGTCTATGGGCGTCGTCCCTCTGAAAAAAGGATGGTTCGGCGGTAATGACGGCCGCGTCCTTTTAGGGGATCCGGAAAGGGTCCGCGGGATACTCTCCTCCATGAACGGCAATGCCAGTCCCAGAGGGAACTACGAATTGTCTGATTTCCTCTGTAAGAAATTCTCGAATGATCAGACCTTTGGAGAACTCGGTGTCTCAAGGGCGGAACCTTTGTCCGATATGATGATCGAGGAGGCATCGTTCGATAACAGGACCGAGCTTCTTTCGCTGATCCATGACGTTTATTATGAATACGTCAGAAGCTGCATAAACGACGACAGACTGACATACGGCCTCGTTGCCTCCTTTGCGTTCATAGTGCTGTACGAGGACAAGAGCGTAAGAGAAAGGATGTCCGTGAAATATCTCATGATCGACGAGTTCCAGGATACCAACGAGAATCAGCTGATGATCGCGCTGATGCTGCTTAAGGAGCCGAACCTCTGCGTGGTTGGGGATTGGAAACAGGGGATATACGGTTTCAGACATGTGTCGATCGAGAACATCATTGATTTTGAGAACAGAGCGATAGCGCTGAGAAGGGTACTTAACGACGACAGCGTGAGGATCCCGTTCTCTATACCGGAAGTAAAGAAGCTGTCGCTGGATATTAACTACAGGAGTTCGCAGATCATAATCGACGCCGCCTATGACGCTTTGTACATACCCGCGACAAAAAAGGACGATGTCAACAGAGATCTGCTGGAAAACAACATCACCAGAATAACCGCTCGGCGGGATGACATCGGCGGCGATACCCGGATAGAGTTCGTATCCGCCGCTTCGAGGGAGGAAGAAGCGGAGGAGGTCATCAGGACAATAGCCGGCTACGTGAACGGCGGTCATCTGATCCATGAAGGCAGCACGGCAAGGCGCCCGGGATTCGGCGACATAGCGGTCCTTTGCAGGAAGACCGACCTGTGCCGTGCGGTCAACGACGCCGCCATATCTTCCGGCATACCCGCATTCCTTCAGGGGGACGTGGAGGTCATGAGCACCAGGGAAGGCAAGCTTGCGCTGGCATGGCTCAAATATCTCAACAACAAGGATGACGACTGGGGTATAGGCCCAATAATGGCCGATGCGGGATACACCCTGAGCGACATCCTCGAGTTGAGGGGGGAACCTCCTTCCGTGTTCTCGGACATGAGAAGATCCCTCATAAGGAAAAAAAGGCGTATAACCGATCTTCTCTCGTCGGTGTTCGCTTTCTACGGCCTGAACAACGATATGACCCAGACGATCATCTCCGTCATATCGTCATCCCACAGGGACTCCCTGCTCACCATATCTGACGTGATAGGGATGATAGAGAAAGACATAGAGAACCACACGAAATACCAGGTCGACGGCATGCTTGACAGGAAAGCGGTTACGATACAGACGATGCATAAATCAAAGGGACTGGAATACCCGATAGTGATAATAGCGGGAGTGGACTCGAAGGTCATGCCCAGCATACAGTCCGATAGATCGACATACACCTTCAACGACGCCACCGGCATACGGTGCAGAAAGAGCGTCTCCTCCTTTGGAGGAGATTATTCCAAGATAACGGCGTCATGGAAGACCTACCTTGCGGAATACTCTTTGACGAAGGATTACAGCGAGGAAAGGAGGCTCATGTTCGTCGCCCTCTCTCGGGCTAAACAATATATCACGGTGGTGTCCGGGCCGAAACCTTCCCCTTTCTTCGAACATCTTTTGAAAGGAAGGGGCCGGCCGTGCGGGGATGCCGATATCAGGAAACTCGATGTTAAAGCGGATGTCGATCTCATCCAGGCCCCGGCGATAGGGAAATTCGCCCCCAGAAGGGTCAACCTGGGAGTGCACGATATCATGCGCTCGATCGGTTCCCTCCGCCCGGATGCCGACACGGACGAGTTCTCCGGCAAAGGCAAGGAATACGGAACAGAGATTCACGAGCTGGCACATGCTATGGCTGCCGGCCACAAGGTGGATGATGAACGGCCTGAGGTGCCCGTTATCCGAGGGGTGCTTTCGGCGGCCTCGGACGCCGATCTGATACTTCCTGAGAAGGAGTGTTCCCTGCCCTTCAACGACCTCAACGTTACTTTGAAGGGAGTGATAGACCTTCTTATCGTCAGGCCCGAAAGGATCGAGGTGCACGATTATAAGACCGATATCGACACATCCTATGAAGAGGAATACCGCATACAGCTGAGCGTGTATGCCCACGCCGCCTCCGAATATTACGGGAGACCGGCGAAATGCATTATAGATTACGTCTCTCTGGGAAAGACCGCTGAGTTCGATCCGCTGCCCAAGGAGGCCATCGCCCAGAGGATCGCAGAGTATATTTCTTTATAA
- a CDS encoding HAD-IC family P-type ATPase, translating into MEPTGLTEKEVKDRISEGKVNRFESPVSRSYIDIVIKNVCTTFNLILFILGAALLYFGEFISALSATGVIALNVFISTIQEMRAKRRLDKIALLLRPTVRVIRDGMDVQIDPSEIVMDDIIRLSSGDQAQVDGELLSSVSLEMDESLLTGESRTVRKHIGDTIHSGAFCVTGTGHYRVTALGEDTFASQMLASAKKYKKKNTPLQRETSTVTKMLMVMAFVFLLILTVLNTFTGGGARLLAIKSVLVLDIVPIALFLLITITYMIAAVRMAKSGVLLQNSNSVESMSHVDTVCMDKTGTITTNNLVYEGMEAFIEKDEAERLIRSFVHSTGSKNLTVKALEKEFGGEESDLIEEVQFSSDRKYSAVRVLSGNISQTIFMGAWSSLKKYAVGTDITANVSELSRKGLRTVVLCRGPDSPLYEGDEPAVPELELVALISIRDEIRPDCREIIDDFQKNGMDLKVISGDDPETVSALFSLAEIPGERNIISGDELAVLSGEDLDKAVLRTNIFGRMKPEQKEIVVESLKKNGRYVAMVGDGVNDVRSIKAANVGVALHSGSGAARGVADMVLINDRFSALPKAIIEGKRTVTGMRDILRLYLTRNFVLAVLVGVLLLALGRLPMLPVHNTLYALTSVSFAAFLMAVWAKPSSNKTLILPGVLRFSIPMAAMIAGSGLIIYFVFLHFTGNGTFDLGMNFYLDMYNGYGSSPMWSDPDGFWAHMSLGEVFGEGESFEEVTARNAMLVFVMLAGISQLFFIYPLSRFYSVDGKVSRDLKPTGLALLLFGLVAGVYEVPQVAVGVASLAVFPTEYFLMIMGAVVIWFFFAVFFLKSRFMRRVSDATESAYKRSLEAEIEKEE; encoded by the coding sequence ATGGAACCGACGGGGCTTACCGAAAAGGAGGTCAAAGACAGGATCTCCGAAGGAAAGGTCAACCGTTTCGAGTCCCCGGTGAGCAGAAGTTATATCGATATTGTAATAAAGAACGTCTGCACCACATTCAATCTGATACTTTTCATCCTGGGGGCCGCCCTGCTTTATTTCGGCGAGTTCATCAGCGCCCTTTCGGCAACGGGCGTAATAGCGCTCAACGTTTTCATATCCACCATACAGGAAATGAGGGCGAAAAGGAGGCTGGATAAGATCGCGCTGCTCCTAAGGCCTACCGTCCGTGTGATAAGGGACGGCATGGATGTGCAGATCGACCCGTCGGAGATAGTCATGGATGATATCATCCGTTTATCATCCGGCGATCAGGCCCAGGTAGACGGCGAGCTCCTTTCATCCGTCTCGCTGGAGATGGATGAATCGCTTCTCACGGGAGAATCGCGAACTGTGAGAAAACATATCGGCGATACCATCCATTCGGGGGCTTTCTGCGTGACCGGCACCGGCCATTATAGGGTCACCGCCCTCGGAGAGGACACTTTCGCCTCGCAGATGCTGGCGAGCGCAAAGAAATACAAAAAGAAGAACACGCCTCTGCAGAGGGAAACTTCAACAGTCACGAAGATGCTCATGGTAATGGCATTCGTCTTCCTGTTGATACTCACGGTGCTCAACACCTTCACCGGAGGCGGGGCCAGGCTCCTCGCCATCAAATCCGTGCTGGTGCTGGACATTGTGCCGATAGCCCTATTCCTCCTTATCACTATAACCTACATGATCGCAGCCGTCCGGATGGCTAAGAGCGGCGTGCTGCTTCAGAACTCGAACTCGGTGGAATCGATGAGCCATGTGGACACGGTCTGCATGGACAAGACCGGCACCATAACGACCAACAACCTCGTTTACGAAGGGATGGAAGCATTCATCGAGAAAGATGAGGCGGAGCGTTTGATCAGATCGTTCGTCCATTCCACAGGAAGCAAGAACCTCACTGTGAAGGCCCTGGAAAAAGAGTTCGGGGGCGAGGAGTCCGACCTCATTGAGGAAGTGCAGTTCTCTTCCGACCGAAAGTACAGCGCTGTCAGGGTCTTGTCAGGCAATATTTCTCAAACTATATTCATGGGCGCATGGTCCTCGCTCAAAAAATATGCGGTAGGGACGGACATCACGGCGAATGTCTCGGAGCTCTCCAGAAAGGGCCTCAGAACGGTGGTCCTCTGCAGAGGCCCCGATTCCCCTTTATATGAAGGTGACGAGCCGGCAGTGCCCGAATTAGAATTGGTCGCCCTTATTTCCATCAGAGATGAGATAAGGCCTGATTGCAGAGAGATAATAGACGATTTTCAAAAGAACGGCATGGACCTCAAGGTGATATCCGGGGACGATCCCGAAACGGTCAGCGCCCTGTTCTCTCTCGCAGAGATACCCGGGGAAAGGAACATCATATCTGGCGACGAACTTGCGGTGCTGTCCGGGGAAGATCTTGACAAGGCCGTCCTGAGAACGAACATTTTCGGAAGAATGAAGCCGGAACAAAAGGAGATCGTGGTCGAATCACTGAAAAAGAACGGGCGGTACGTAGCGATGGTGGGCGACGGCGTCAATGACGTGAGATCCATCAAAGCGGCAAACGTCGGGGTGGCTCTCCACAGCGGAAGCGGCGCCGCAAGAGGCGTTGCGGACATGGTCCTTATCAACGACCGGTTCTCGGCGCTCCCAAAAGCCATAATCGAAGGGAAGAGAACGGTCACGGGGATGAGGGACATCCTCCGCCTCTACCTTACGAGGAACTTTGTGCTCGCGGTGCTCGTGGGGGTGCTCCTGCTTGCGCTCGGAAGACTCCCCATGCTGCCTGTGCACAACACTCTCTATGCCCTTACATCCGTATCCTTCGCCGCCTTCCTGATGGCGGTATGGGCCAAACCCTCCAGCAATAAAACGCTTATATTGCCGGGGGTGCTCAGATTCTCGATACCGATGGCCGCGATGATAGCGGGGTCCGGACTGATAATATATTTCGTGTTCCTGCATTTCACGGGGAACGGGACGTTCGATCTCGGAATGAACTTTTATCTCGATATGTACAACGGGTACGGCAGCTCGCCTATGTGGAGCGACCCGGACGGGTTCTGGGCGCACATGTCGCTCGGAGAGGTGTTTGGCGAGGGTGAGAGCTTCGAGGAGGTGACCGCGAGGAACGCGATGCTTGTGTTCGTGATGCTCGCGGGGATATCTCAGCTTTTCTTCATATACCCCTTGTCCAGGTTCTATTCGGTGGACGGTAAGGTCTCCAGAGACCTCAAGCCGACGGGACTGGCGCTGCTGCTCTTCGGTCTTGTGGCCGGTGTTTACGAAGTGCCGCAAGTGGCGGTGGGAGTGGCTTCGCTTGCGGTGTTCCCGACGGAATACTTCCTGATGATCATGGGGGCCGTCGTGATCTGGTTCTTCTTTGCGGTCTTTTTCCTGAAAAGCAGGTTCATGAGAAGGGTATCCGACGCGACGGAATCCGCTTACAAAAGATCGCTTGAAGCGGAAATAGAGAAAGAGGAATGA
- a CDS encoding 3'-5' exonuclease, producing the protein MVQDEIYVIDTETTGLDGGPKDVVVDIGVCSVNLNKGEVKDVYESVVGYDVTEWGDHRSKAWIFENSDLTLDKVAAAPPFLKVKGDIIDLLRGRIVTSYNVPFDMDKFLFREPWGLRGTFNVCTDIMKAATDVCKLPSELYGVSYRFPKLDHAYKTIVDGDPAGVGDAQDHRALSDARMASYVMTAMYRSGNYRP; encoded by the coding sequence ATGGTCCAGGACGAGATATACGTCATCGACACGGAGACCACCGGGCTTGACGGCGGACCAAAGGATGTGGTGGTAGACATCGGCGTCTGCTCGGTCAACCTGAACAAAGGGGAGGTAAAGGACGTCTATGAGTCCGTCGTCGGTTATGACGTGACCGAATGGGGGGACCACAGATCCAAAGCGTGGATATTCGAAAACAGCGACCTCACGCTTGATAAGGTGGCCGCGGCGCCTCCTTTCTTGAAAGTTAAGGGAGACATAATAGACTTGCTCAGAGGCAGGATCGTGACGTCATACAATGTGCCCTTCGATATGGACAAATTCCTGTTCAGAGAGCCATGGGGCCTGAGGGGAACGTTCAATGTCTGCACAGATATAATGAAGGCCGCTACCGACGTATGCAAACTTCCAAGCGAGCTATACGGCGTGAGCTACAGGTTCCCTAAGCTGGATCATGCGTACAAAACGATAGTTGACGGCGATCCGGCGGGGGTCGGCGACGCGCAGGACCACCGCGCATTGTCCGACGCCAGGATGGCATCCTATGTCATGACGGCTATGTACAGATCGGGGAATTACCGTCCGTGA